A segment of the Verrucomicrobiota bacterium genome:
ACTTTCGTTTTCGTCCGCGGAATCAAGGTGTTTCAGAATGTTCTCAATCAGTACGACCCCCATATCCACAATCGTCCCGATCGCGATCGCTATCCCGGAGAGCGCAACCACGTTCGCATCTACCTTGAAGATGCGCATGCCTATAAAGGCAAACAACACCGCCAGGGGTAGCACACCGGAAATAAGTGAAGCACTGCGCAGATGCATGACCATGATTATCACGACGATGATCGTAACCAGAATCTGTTGACGAACGGCGTCTTCCAAAGTGCCCAGAGTTTCGTTAATCAGTCCGGAGCGATCATAGAAGGGTACAATCTGCACTTGGCTCTCTGTGCCGTCCTCGAGCGTTTTTTTGGGCATTCCTGCCGAGATCTCCTGAATTTTTTCCTTGATGCGTTTAATCACTGCCATGGGATTTTCTCCATAGCGTGTGACGACCACGCCTCCTACGGCTTCGGCCCCCGCCTTGTCGAGCGCACCGCGTCGTAGCGCGGGACCGTACTGGATTTCTGCAACCTGTTCCAGTGTGATGGGCACGTTATCGCGCTGGGTGATCACGGTCTTTCGCAGGTCATCCAAATTCTCAATAAAACCAAGGCCACGAATGACATATTCCACCCGGTTGATCTCAATTGTGCGTGCGCCCACATCGAGATTACTGCCTCGCACCGCATCGAATACTTCGTGCAATGCGATCCCGTAAGTGCGCAACGCATCGGGGTCGACGTCGACCTGGTATTCCTTCACATAGCCGCCTATGGAGGCCACTTCAGCTACTCCGTCTACCCCTTGGAGTGCATAGCGTACATACCAGTCCTGAGTGCTGCGAAGTTCGTCAAGATCCCAGCCACCTGTGGGAGTCCCTTCCGGATCCATTCCTTCCAACGTGTACCAGAATACCTGGCCGAGAGCAGTCGCGTCCGGTCCAAGTTGCGGAGTTACCCCTTCGGGCAAGGTGCCACTGGGCAGACTGTTTAATTTTTCCAGTATCCGGCTTCGGGTCCAATAAAACTCTGTGTCTTCCTTGAAAATGATGTAGATGGAAGAGAATCCAAACATCGAATAACTTCGGACGGTTCTGACCTCCGGAAGGCCCAGTAAGGCTGTGGTTAACGGGTAGGTGATCTGGTCTTCAATATCCTGCGGTGAGCGTCCCATCCAACTGGTAAAAACAATCTGCTGATTTTCACCAAGGTCGGGTATCGCATCCACGGGGACAGGATCGCGGGGAAAATTTTCAAACTGCCAGTCAAAGGGAGCTACTGCGATGCCCCACAAAATGAGCACGGTGGTAAAGAGAACTACGACGAGTTTATTCTCGAGGCAGAAGCGGATGAGAATGTTTATAGGGGACGAGGGACGAGAGGCGCGGGGCGCAGGGTTCTCGGAACGGGGCGAGGGGCGTGGGTCGGAAGACGAGGATGGGGGTTCGTTGTCGGAGTGATTCATGGCTGCGTTCCTCTTTTTTTTAGGCTAGTCATCGTCTTGGTAAGGATGGCGATGATGTGGTCACATTGATCACACCGTTCTTCGACAAGTTCTGTTTTAAACCAGCGTCGCATGCGAACGTAGCGGCCTTTTGTTTCTCTGGCAGATCCGCGGGCTATAACCAGGAATCGTATGTATTCCTTGGTGGTTTCGCGGCCGTGTCCTTCCTCGATGTTCGCAGCGATTGAATCGGCGCTCGCTAGCTGCTGTGACACCAGTCGATCAAGAGCCGGTTTTTTTGCCATATTGGCAAAATCATCCACGACCAAATCAAAGAGCTCCATCGCCAGCCGATAGCCCATAAATTGTTCCAGGGACTCCGAGCTCATTTCTCTCCCTCCCTCGCCCCACGCCCCTCGACACTCGTCTCGTGCCCATGTCCCTCGTGCGAGGTCAGATTTTCTTTCACCTCACCACAGGTGAGCATGGAGGCGCCGAAGTAGGGATTTCTCAGGTCGTCGGTGACCTGGAGCCAATCGGCACCAGTTGTGTCGTAAACCATCGGGCAGTGCATTTGATACAGATCTCCTTCAAACACGTGAGAATCCGACCGGACGGCGTCAATCATTGCCTCAGAAAGCGTATCGAAATGCGGACGCCGAATGTCATCGAGAGAATCGGCGTCCATCATTTTATGGATCAATTCTGGGAGTGCTCCTGCATGGCCTGTGGTTTCCATCATTGCTTTGAGCTGCTCTTTTGACAATTGAAGGTCGTCCCCGGCCAAGCTACTTTGGAGCTTTAGGTAAAGAGGCAGGATCTTTTTTGCCAGGTCCGTGCTGATGGACAGGTGTTCTGCTTCCATCACTTGCCCGGTGCCTTCGTGGTTGTGCCCGTGCCCCGCGCCCTGTGCCCCTCGTCCCGTCTCACTCATCATGCTGGGTTTGGCTTGAATCTGGAGGGAGCTATCAATTTTGAAAGCACCTTGGGTCACCACGCGGTCTCCATCGCTTAGTCCTTCAGCGACCAGAAAATAATCTCCTGCCCGTGACCCGAGAACTATTTCCCGTCCTTCAAACGTGGGTCGTTTGGTTTCTGGGATTTCGATATAAACGACAGCGCGCTTGCCGGTGCGAAGGACCGCCGATGCTGGTATGATCAACGGGGCTAGCTCCTCAATCTCCTCGACGTATCCAAGCTTCTCAGCTGAGACAAGATCCATACCGCAGACATCGCATTGGCCAGGAGCATTTTTAATGATCTCAGGATGCATCGGACTGATCCATTTTCCAGCCAACTCCGGGGCGAACACTTTCCCGCCGTCCGCCATTTTGGCTGAAATTTCACCGCGAGCAAACATGCCGGGTTTGAGGCGTTTGTCCGTGTTCGAAACATTGACCCGTACGGAAACGGTCCGAGTGCTTCGATTTACTTCCGGTTCGATGAAAGCGATCTGTCCGTGAAAGGTCTCACCTGGGAATGACTCGACTGTAAATGCCACATCCTGCCCGTAGCGGAGCCAGGCGAGGTCTGATTCATAAGCATCGAGGTAGAGCCAGAGCCGGCTCAGATCCACGATTTTAAACAACGGATCACCGGTCTTCAGGTAGTCGCCTTCTTTTACATTTTTGGCTACCACCACGCCACCTACCGGCGCACGCAATACGAATCGGTCTGTCGCCTCGCCGTTGTTCAGGATCTCTTCAATCTGGTCGGGTAGCAAGTCCCACAGGCGCAGTTTTTCTCGTGCGGCTTGGGTGATCGAATTGTTGGGATTGCTCCTGTAGGCTGTTAGTAATTCCCGTTGAGCGGAAAGAAGATCGGGGCTGTAAACTTCTGCCAAGTGCTGCCCTACTGTGACCTCCAGTCCTGTAAAATTGACAAAGAGTTCGTCGATTCGTGCGGGGAATCTGGCGGTCAAAGACTTGAGCCTTGTCTCGTCGTAATCCAGTTTACCTACCAGCCGAATCTTGGCTTCGGGGTATTCTCGTTTGATTTCTGTGGTCTGGATATCTGCAAGCGCACGCGAGCTCTCGCTCATGCTCAGAGTCCGTGGTCCGTCATCACTTCCGCCGTCTTTTGCTACCGGGATTAGGGTCATCCCGCAAATGGGGCAATTCCCGGGTTCGGGTTGCTGGATTTGCGGGTGCATGGAACAGGTCCAGATAGTGGCTTCCCCCACGCCTTTTTGTGTAGTATGCGTTTGATGGTCGGTGAAAGATTCATTTGACGAAGGTATGAGAAACCGGCCTGCGATCAGTCCGATCAATAAGATACCTACGCCTGTTCCTACTTGTATTAAAACGGTTTTGTTATTCATGGCTTTGGGTTGCTTTAAAGGTTTCTAAAATGGGTTGATTGGCTAAGGATTGAATGGTGATACGCTGTTGCCAGGCATCGGTGGCTGCTCGCCTATGGAGAAGTTGTAGTTCAAGTAACGACCGTTCGCTGTCTATGACTTCAAGGATTCCGGTTTGGCCTCCGCGGTAGCTGGACTGACTATTTTCGACGGCTTGTCGGGCCAGTCCCAATAGCTCCTCGCCGTAAAGTTTGAGGCGACGGTTGGCGTCATCGAGCTGGGAAATACTTATGCTCAATTCAGTTTTTAAGGCATTGAGGCGATGTTGGTAATCATTTTCGGTGGCGCGTTTGCTTGCTAGCGCCTCATCACGACCGGCGGCATTCTTGTTGCCCCAGATAGGAATGTTCACTGCAAACGTTAATGCCCATGGGTCTCTACCTGCGTCTGGGGTTAATGGATTAACCACTGGATCACCGGTTTGTATATAGTTAAAACCGAGGTTGAAATCGGGCGAACTTTCTAGGCGTGCGATTTCTCGCCTGGCCTCTGCGCTATCGATTTTGCGTTTAAGCATTTCGAGCTCCGGGTTGTTCGCTTGAATGGATTGGCTCAGTGCCAAACCATTGAGAGACTCAATCGCCGGTTCTTCCCAGGTCGGCCAGGGTAGAATTAATTCCGGAGATAAGTTCAGGAGTTCGTTCAATTGGGCTGATCTCGCGATACGTCTCTGCTTCAGAGACTGCAGCTTATCGTTCATTTTACCGATTTCCACTTTAAGCATGAGAAGTGAATTGAGACTACCTCCGGCTTTCACTTTTTCTTCTACAATGGGCTCAAGATTCTCTAGCAGCACCAGGTTTTCCTGCGTGAGTTCAATGGCTTGTCCTGTAAATGAGTATTCGTAATAGTGGATCGATACGGTACGAGCCAGCATGAGTTGTTGGTTTTGGTAGGTAAACCAAAGGGCTTCCGCATCTGCCGTGGCCATTGATTCCCGGCTGCTCAATTTCCCGAACCAGGGAATGCGTTGGCTGACCATAAACACGTTTTCTTGTGGACCCGTACGTGTCTGGACCGATTCGACAAAGTGAGTTACCTGAAACATCGGGTCGGGCAATGACGATAGTTGTGGGATACGTTTAGTCGCCGCTTCATATCGAGCTTCGAAAGCCTTCAATTGTGGATTGGCCGACTGTGCCCGTATTAAATAGGAATGCAGATCGGTTGCGCTGAAATGCTCTGATAGTGCTGAAGTATTTAAACTTAAACTGATCAGGATTAGAAAGTAGATTGGCGGCCGGTAAAGGTGACTGATTTTAGGTAGTTTCATTTCAAATGTTACTCATGATTGACCAATGAGTTGGCTAGGAATGCGTTGTACGATCTGGGTTGCGACTCGGAATAATGGATGTGGATATGCACTTTGTGTTAACAGCTGCGTTGGAATCAGAATAGATTCGCTTCCTGGTTATACCTCGCCGGAGCAATCGCAGGTCCGCTTAATTTGCGTACATGGGATCCTCTTTGAGGATTTTATTGAAGCTGAACCACTCAGCTTGGCGCGGGATAGTTTCCCGAGCTATTTGCGACGAATCACAGTAACCGTACGCAGTCAGTCTGGGTATGTATCCAGGCGTCTCGGACTACAGTCGGAATATGATTTGGCAAAATCCTCGCATGACTGTTTTGGAGTGAAGCGAGGTTGAGCACTTCTATGACTTTATCAGTCTGTGCTACAAAGTGAGTTACGAAATTGCTTTGGTCTTCGGCGATGCGTGCATCCTCATTCGAAAGGGATTTGTGCTGGCAGTCGGTGCTCTTTTGACCTTCCGCTTCCTGTTGATCACCAGGACAGCAACCGTGATCTTGGATGGAATTAGTCGATTCCAGCGTTTCGGCGAAAGTTATGCAGCAGCACAGCGGATTGAGAACCGCTAAGATTATAAGTACTGTCGAAAACTTTTTCATTTTCCTAACTACAATAGGTATAATTAGAGAGGAATCAACCCTACAATTTATTTCATCCAAAAGGAGGATTATTTTTACGAAAAACCAGTTGACGGGCCGCAGAGTAAGGATTTTAGTCCGTCCTCTTATATTGGAAGGCCAGATAGCTCAGTTGGTAGAGCAGAGGACTGAAAATCCTTGTGTCCCCAGTTCAATTCTGGGTCTGGCCACCAATATGGTTTCTTTAAAGTCTCGAAAGCGTCGGGACTTTTTTGTTGTACGGACATCTTAGAGAGACCCAGAACTGCAATGTATCGCTACCGCGATAGAACTCCAGGCTTCGCCCTCCGTGAACTGGGTCTGGCCACCAATATGGTATTTTAAAATCTCCGGGTATTCTCGGGGATTTTTTGATGTACAAATATCGCGGGAATAATCCCCAGACTTGAAAATGTATTGTCCGTTGCACAACAGTTGTCGTCGTTCTACTCGGAACTGGGTCTGGCAACCCTGGCTATTCTTTTTCCCTGGGAACGCCAAGCCCCTGCTTGGCCTAAACTCCGGACTGAGCCCTTCCTGAGATGATACTGGTCTCCAATTTTCATTGTTGTCTTCAAGTCGGTTTTAAAGGAACTACGATATCCTAATGGATATCAATTGGTCTTGACACGAGAATGAATATCAAAAGGATTTGATATCCAAACTAATATCAGAGTCATATGAAGATTCATATTCGAAGTAGCCAGGATTTGGGGGAACTTATTGGTTCGGCTCGGAGGAGGCGTGGACTGTCTCAGAGAGATGTGGCGAAAGAACTGGGGGTGACGCAGGCCTGGATCTCGCGAGTTGAGCGAGGAAATCAGAAATGCTGGATTGGACAGGTACTTCGATTGGCGTCTTTCCTGGATGTGAACTTGGTGGGTGAGCTTTCGACCGATGATAAGAGTGAAACGCAGGCCCAGGGTGAGTATCCGGATT
Coding sequences within it:
- a CDS encoding efflux RND transporter periplasmic adaptor subunit — encoded protein: MNNKTVLIQVGTGVGILLIGLIAGRFLIPSSNESFTDHQTHTTQKGVGEATIWTCSMHPQIQQPEPGNCPICGMTLIPVAKDGGSDDGPRTLSMSESSRALADIQTTEIKREYPEAKIRLVGKLDYDETRLKSLTARFPARIDELFVNFTGLEVTVGQHLAEVYSPDLLSAQRELLTAYRSNPNNSITQAAREKLRLWDLLPDQIEEILNNGEATDRFVLRAPVGGVVVAKNVKEGDYLKTGDPLFKIVDLSRLWLYLDAYESDLAWLRYGQDVAFTVESFPGETFHGQIAFIEPEVNRSTRTVSVRVNVSNTDKRLKPGMFARGEISAKMADGGKVFAPELAGKWISPMHPEIIKNAPGQCDVCGMDLVSAEKLGYVEEIEELAPLIIPASAVLRTGKRAVVYIEIPETKRPTFEGREIVLGSRAGDYFLVAEGLSDGDRVVTQGAFKIDSSLQIQAKPSMMSETGRGAQGAGHGHNHEGTGQVMEAEHLSISTDLAKKILPLYLKLQSSLAGDDLQLSKEQLKAMMETTGHAGALPELIHKMMDADSLDDIRRPHFDTLSEAMIDAVRSDSHVFEGDLYQMHCPMVYDTTGADWLQVTDDLRNPYFGASMLTCGEVKENLTSHEGHGHETSVEGRGAREGEK
- a CDS encoding helix-turn-helix transcriptional regulator; this encodes MKIHIRSSQDLGELIGSARRRRGLSQRDVAKELGVTQAWISRVERGNQKCWIGQVLRLASFLDVNLVGELSTDDKSETQAQGEYPDLDAFLNES
- a CDS encoding four helix bundle protein — encoded protein: MSSESLEQFMGYRLAMELFDLVVDDFANMAKKPALDRLVSQQLASADSIAANIEEGHGRETTKEYIRFLVIARGSARETKGRYVRMRRWFKTELVEERCDQCDHIIAILTKTMTSLKKRGTQP
- a CDS encoding TolC family protein — translated: MKLPKISHLYRPPIYFLILISLSLNTSALSEHFSATDLHSYLIRAQSANPQLKAFEARYEAATKRIPQLSSLPDPMFQVTHFVESVQTRTGPQENVFMVSQRIPWFGKLSSRESMATADAEALWFTYQNQQLMLARTVSIHYYEYSFTGQAIELTQENLVLLENLEPIVEEKVKAGGSLNSLLMLKVEIGKMNDKLQSLKQRRIARSAQLNELLNLSPELILPWPTWEEPAIESLNGLALSQSIQANNPELEMLKRKIDSAEARREIARLESSPDFNLGFNYIQTGDPVVNPLTPDAGRDPWALTFAVNIPIWGNKNAAGRDEALASKRATENDYQHRLNALKTELSISISQLDDANRRLKLYGEELLGLARQAVENSQSSYRGGQTGILEVIDSERSLLELQLLHRRAATDAWQQRITIQSLANQPILETFKATQSHE